A genomic window from Salvelinus sp. IW2-2015 linkage group LG13, ASM291031v2, whole genome shotgun sequence includes:
- the LOC111972049 gene encoding protein disulfide-isomerase A3 — protein sequence MLKLFFFVVLAGAALASDVIEFTDDDFDSKIGDHGMILVEFFAPWCGHCKKLAPEYEVAATRLKGXVGLAKVDCTVHNNVCQKYGVSGYPTLKIFRDGEDAGAYDGPRNADGIVSHLKKQAGPASVELKTEADFTKYVGDRDASVVGFFADGGSPAKAEFLKSASALRESFRFAHTNSEELLQKHGVEGEGIILFRPSRLNNKFEESSVKFSEETFTNAKIKQFIQDNIFGMCPHMTDDNKDQMKGKDLLVAYYDVDYEKNPKGSNYWRNRVMKVAKGFLDQGNKLNFAVASKNSFSQDIAEMGLDASSGELPVVGIRTAKGDKYVMTEEFSRDGKALERFLQDYFDGKLKRYLKSEPIPENNDGPVKTVVAENFDAVVNEEDKDVLIEFYAPWCGHCKSLEPKWKELGEKLSSDPNIVIAKMDATANDVPSQYEVRGFPTIFFAPAGQKMSPKKYEGGREVSDLIAYLKKEATNPLVXQEEETTKKKKLEL from the exons ATGTTgaaattgtttttctttgttgTTCTCGCCGGGGCTGCCCTGGCGAGTGATGTGATTGAATTCACGGATGACGATTTTGACAGTAAAATTGGAGACCACGGGATGATTCTCGTGGAATTCTTTGCGCCATG GTGTGGCCATTGTAAAAAACTAGCTCCGGAGTATGAGGTGGCAGCCACACGTCTGAAAGGCATRGTCGGATTGGCCAAG GTCGACTGCACGGTCCACAACAATGTATGCCAGAAATACGGAGTCAGCGGTTACCCAACACTGAAGATCTTCAGAGACGGAGAGGACGCTGGTGCCTACGATGGACCCAGAAATGCAG ATGGAATTGTCAGCCATCTTAAAAAGCAGGCCGGCCCAGCTTCCGTGGAGCTCAAGACCGAGGCAGATTTCACAAAGTATGTCGGAGACCGTGACGCAAGTGTTGTGG GTTTCTTTGCCGACGGTGGAAGCCCAGCCAAAGCAGAGTTCCTGAAGTCGGCCAGTGCCCTCCGAGAGTCCTTCCGCTTTGCACACACCAACTCAGAGGAGCTTCTCCAGAAACATGGCGTAGAGGGAGA GGGAATCATTCTGTTCCGTCCATCACGCCTCAACAACAAATTTGAAGAGAGCAGTGTCAAGTTCAGCGAGGAGACGTTCACCAACGCCAAGATCAAGCAGTTCATCCAGGACAACAT CTTTGGAATGTGCCCCCACATGACTGACGACAACAAGGACCAAATGAAGGGCAAGGATCTGCTGGTGGCCTACTATGATGTGGACTATGAGAAGAACCCCAAGGGCTCCAACTACTGGAGGAACCG GGTAATGAAGGTGGCCAAGGGTTTCCTGGACCAGGGGAACAAGCTGAACTTTGCCGTGGCCAGCAAGAACAGCTTTAGCCAAGACATCGCTGAGATGGGCCTGGACGCCAGCTCCGGGGAGCTTCCTGTGGTCGGTATCCGCACCGCCAAGGGAGACAAATACGTCATGACCGAGGAGTTCTC ACGTGACGGCAAGGCCCTGGAGCGTTTCCTGCAGGACTACTTTGACGGCAAGCTGAAGCGTTACCTCAAGTCTGAGCCCATCCCTGAGAACAACGACGGCCCAGTCAAG ACTGTGGTGGCTGAGAACTTTGACGCCGTTGTGAACGAGGAGGACAAGGACGTGCTGATTGAGTTCTATGCCCCCTGGTGTGGCCACTGCAAGAGCCTGGAGCCCAAGTGGAAAGAGCTGGGAGAGAAG CTGTCCAGTGATCCCAACATTGTCATCGCAAAGATGGATGCCACAGCCAATGACGTGCCATCCCAATACGAAGTCAGAGG ATTCCCCACCATCTTCTTCGCTCCAGCTGGACAGAAAATGAGCCCGAAGAAATACGAG ggAGGTCGTGAGGTCAGTGACTTAATCGCCTACCTGAAGAAGGAGGCCACCAACCCCCTGGTGGRTCAGGAAGAGGAGACGACCAAGAAGAAGAAGCTTGAGCTATAG